From Daucus carota subsp. sativus chromosome 6, DH1 v3.0, whole genome shotgun sequence, the proteins below share one genomic window:
- the LOC108192828 gene encoding aspartyl protease APCB1 translates to MENEESPQLNKVVIITLPPPDNPSFGKTVSIFSYTDGPSQQQLNQVQENQDEEQPHVPIQPPFGNQNRVFSRRYVFGSRMSALGFVGLFLMAVVLCFSAYPKSLFQENGFGDNRLRDENDDDGKPSTFVFDLFPKSGMPAKLGNDVELKLGRFVEVNTDNVVSALVDDGVRASKIKAALSAVESTTILPVMGGSYPDGLYYTKILLGSPGRPYFLDIDTGSDLAWVQCDAPCTSCAKGPHPLYKPKRANIIPSKDALCAEVQQTHRSGYCESCQQCDYEIEYADHSSSMGVLARDDIHLMAANGSVVNMKVAFGCAYDQQGVVLNSLTKTDGILGLSRAKVSLSSQLAGQKIINNVVGHCLTADAAGAGYMFLGDDFVPQRQLEWVSMLNIPTTNAYVAEVSKISYGNTKLSLNGLDNGHVIFDSGSSYTYFTKQAYADLVTTLQSVSNDDLIQDESDSTLPLCWRAKIPIRAVSEVKQYFKPLTFQFGWKWLVSSVKMRIPPEGYLVVNNKGHICLGVLDGSEVHDGATIVLGDVSLRGQLVVYDNVNNLIGWMRSDCVKPQTSTSLPFP, encoded by the exons ATGGAAAATGAAGAATCACCTCAATTGAACAAAGTGGTCATCATAACTTTGCCTCCTCCTGATAACCCATCTTTTGGAAAGACTGTATCTATCTTTTCATATACTGATGGCCCATCTCAGCAACAATTGAACCAAGTTCAAGAAAACCAAGATGAAGAACAGCCCCATGTGCCAATTCAACCACCATTTGGTAATCAAAATCGAGTCTTTTCGAGAAGATATGTGTTTGGTAGTCGTATGAGTGCTTTAGGATTTGTGGGTCTTTTCCTGATGGCTGTGGTTTTGTGTTTTTCGGCGTACCCGAAAAGTCTTTTTCAAGAAAATGGTTTTGGTGATAACAGGCTTAGAGATGAGAATGATGATGATGGGAAGCCAAGTACTTTTGTGTTTGATCTTTTCCCGAAATCGGGTATGCCTGCAAAGTTGGGGAATGATGTTGAGCTTAAGTTGGGGAGGTTTGTTGAAGTGAATACTGATAATGTTGTGTCTGCATTGGTTGATGATGGGGTTAGAGCTAGTAAGATTAAGGCTGCACTTTCGGCTGTGGAATCTACTACCATTTTACCTGTTATGGGTGGTAGTTATCCTGACGG GCTGTATTATACAAAAATTTTGTTGGGAAGCCCTGGAAGACCTTACTTTCTTGACATAGATACGGGAAGCGACTTAGCATGGGTCCAGTGTGACGCTCCATGCACTAGTTGTGCCAAG GGACCGCACCCTCTCTACAAACCTAAGCGAGCTAACATCATTCCCTCAAAAGATGCATTGTGTGCTGAAGTTCAGCAAACTCATAGATCCGGATACTGTGAATCATGCCAGCAATGCGATTATGAAATAGAATATGCAGATCATAGTTCTTCTATGGGTGTTCTTGCTAGGGATGATATTCATTTAATGGCAGCAAACGGATCAGTGGTCAACATGAAAGTTGCTTTTGG GTGTGCATATGATCAGCAAGGTGTAGTTTTGAATTCTCTGACAAAGACAGATGGAATCCTTGGGCTTAGCAGGGCCAAGGTCAGCCTGTCTTCTCAATTGGCTGGCCAGAAGATCATAAATAATGTGGTAGGGCATTGCCTTACTGCTGATGCAGCTGGTGCTGGATATATGTTCTTAGGAGATGACTTTGTGCCTCAACGGCAATTAGAGTGGGTTTCAATGCTTAATATCCCCACCAC GAATGCTTATGTTGCTGAAGTATCCAAAATAAGTTACGGGAACACGAAGCTTAGTCTAAATGGTTTGGACAATGGACATGTGATTTTTGATAGCGGTAGTTCTTACACCTACTTCACAAAACAAGCATATGCTGATTTAGTTACTACT CTTCAAAGTGTTTCTAATGACGACCTTATTCAGGATGAATCAGATAGTACGCTACCCCTATGTTGGCGAGCTAAAATTCCAATAAG AGCTGTATCTGAGGTTAAGCAATACTTTAAACCTTTAACCTTTCAATTTGGGTGGAAGTGGTTGGTTTCATCTGTGAAGATGAGGATTCCACCAGAAGGGTATTTGGTTGTAAAT AACAAAGGTCACATTTGTCTGGGAGTTCTTGATGGAAGTGAGGTACATGATGGGGCCACTATTGTACTTGGAG ATGTCTCTTTGCGTGGACAACTAGTTGTCTATGACAATGTTAACAACCTTATTGGATGGATGCGATCTGATTGTGTCAAGCCTCAAACTTCGACTAGTCTCCCTTTTCCTTGA
- the LOC108224620 gene encoding uncharacterized protein LOC108224620 has protein sequence MALTTRLLFNSPTKPTHFLSRPIIPPCGSLPLLTRTSNIVTFAKRTRKFESRNKSSSTSTKEELLGDPTAEIGGELGAVDSDESFEGYVLPDLPGLEKDFWEGPEWDGFGFFIQYMWAFGIVFALISSGIAVATYNEGATDFKATPAYQESIQSQELLEEPDESNSDVFESNPTEQAPSLE, from the exons ATGGCTCTCACTACCAGACTCCTCTTCAACTCTCCTACAAAACCAACCCACTTTCTCAGCCGTCCGATCATTCCTCCATGTGGGTCCCTCCCACTTCTTACAAGAACCTCAAACATAGTAACCTTTGCTAAGAGAACTAGGAAGTTTGAGAGCAGGAACAAGAGTAGCTCAACTTCAACTAAAGAAGAGCTGCTGGGTGATCCAACGGCTGAGATTGGTGGGGAGCTTGGGGCCGTTGATTCTGATGAGAGCTTTGAGGGGTATGTGTTGCCTGATCTTCCTGGACTAGAGAAGGATTTTTGGGAAGGGCCTGAGTGGGATGGCTTTGGATTCTTCATTCAGTACATGTGGGCTTTCGGTATCGTTTTCGCG TTGATTTCAAGTGGAATTGCAGTAGCTACATACAATGAAGGTGCAACTGATTTCAAGGCGACTCCTGCATACCAGGAATCAATCCAGTCACAGGAGCTATTAGAAGAACCCGACGAGTCCAATTCTGATGTCTTCGAATCCAACCCAACTGAGCAGGCACCTAGTTTGGAATAA
- the LOC108224619 gene encoding non-specific lipid transfer protein GPI-anchored 10 — MAFPHRRCHPTTTHMLFLIFLSIASTVQSQNSSSGPSISQCGTGLMPLAPCAPFVQGRTSNPGVSCCVNLRQVYDQQTACLCLLLNETTLSSIPINQTLALQLPALCNLQVDRSTCSEGTPLPPSPPPPTTSPDSQVSFGSNSNSTVAASPMVMVNPRSSILGFRSHNNDGTNLKPEIYFWLFLMSSVVSITFKTS; from the exons ATGGCATTTCCTCATCGCAGATGTCATCCCACAACTACCCACatgctttttttaatttttttgtccaTTGCTTCAACTGTTCAATCACAAAACTCTAGCTCAGGTCCCAGTATCAGCCAATGCGGAACAGGACTAATGCCTCTGGCTCCATGTGCTCCGTTTGTTCAAGGTAGAACGTCGAATCCAGGAGTGTCCTGTTGTGTTAACCTAAGACAAGTATACGACCAGCAAACAGCCTGTCTTTGCTTGTTGCTCAATGAGACTACTTTGAGTTCTATTCCTATAAACCAAACGCTTGCTCTACAGCTCCCAGCTCTATGCAATCTTCAAGTCGACAGGTCTACTTGTTCAG AAGGGACTCCATTGCCCCCATCACCTCCTCCCCCAACAACTTCACCTGATTCTCAGGTTTCCTTCGGAAGCAATAGCAATTCTACAGTTGCTG CTTCCCCGATGGTTATGGTGAACCCGAGATCAAGCATTCTGGGATTTCGATCACACAACAATGATGGAACAAATTTGAAGCCTGAGATCTACTTTTGGTTGTTTCTGATGTCGTCTGTCGTTTCCATTACATTCAAAACTAGCTAG
- the LOC108224558 gene encoding aluminum-activated malate transporter 9: MAAKLGSFRYSFNEKSEKEKLISNGLQDDDQEQQEAPSKSSGYSWFGLISDKVEAFSKKLKYVGVKAWEMGRSDPRKIVFSAKMGLALVLISLLIFFKEPVEELSQFSVWAILTVVVVFEFSIGATLSKGFNRALGTLSAGGLALGMGDMCQLAGEWEEAVIIVSIFGIGFLATYAKLYPTMKPYEYGFRVFILTYCFIMVSGYQTRTFLDTAVNRFILIALGAGVSLVVNIFIYPIWAGEDLHNLVSENFMGVARSLEECVNGYLHCLEYKRVPSKILTYQASDDPVYSGYRSVVQSASQEDALVGFAIWEPPHGRYKMLKYPWKKYVKVAGSLRHCAFMVMSLHGCMLSEIQAPAERRQVFRIELQRVSTAGAKVLRELGTKLKMMEKLGTSDILFEVHEAAEDLQRKVDRKSYLLVNSECWEIKKTSSLKEASQDLPQTNNDDDQIYKYNSRSEALLDLSSWDVKSETNIKIIPPEQTPSDKIFARQRSLPTHRSGKGHEAPEKQESTTYENASVLSLATFTSLLIEFVARLQNLVDAFEELSEMAKFKEPVDHN, encoded by the exons ATGGCTGCAAAATTAGGCTCTTTCAGGTACAGTTTTAATGAAAAAAGTGAAAAAGAGAAGCTCATCTCAAATGGGCTTCAAGATGATGATCAAGAACAGCAAGAAGCACCTTCTAAGTCATCCGGGTATTCTTGGTTTGGCCTTATAAGTGATAAAGTTGAGGCTTTTTCCAAGAAGTTGAAGTATGTTGGTGTTAAGGCTTGGGAAATGGGAAGATCCGACCCGAGAAAGATTGTGTTTTCTGCTAAGATGGGTCTTGCTTTGGTGCTCATTTCTTTGCTTATTTTCTTTAAGGAGCCTGTTGAAGAGCTTAGTCAGTTTTCTGTTTGGGCTATTCTTACTGTTGTGGTTGTTTTCGAGTTCAGTATAG GAGCGACTTTAAGCAAAGGATTTAACCGTGCACTAGGAACATTATCAGCTGGTGGGCTTGCTTTAGGAATGGGTGACATGTGCCAGTTGGCAGGAGAGTGGGAGGAGGCTGTAATTATCGTGAGTATATTTGGAATAG GGTTTCTGGCAACTTATGCAAAGCTGTACCCAACAATGAAGCCGTATGAATATGGTTTTCGCGTGTTTATATTGACATATTGTTTTATAATGGTTTCTGGGTATCAGACGAGAACATTTTTAGACACAGCAGTGAACCGCTTCATTCTTATTGCGCTGGGTGCTGGTGTTTCTTTGGTGGTAAATATCTTTATCTACCCTATCTGGGCTGGAGAAGATCTGCACAATTTGGTGTCAGAAAACTTTATGGGTGTTGCTCGTTCATTGGAAG AATGTGTGAACGGATACCTTCACTGTCTTGAATATAAGAGGGTCCCTTCCAAAATTCTTACGTACCAGGCTTCGGATGATCCAGTTTATAGCGGCTATAGATCAGTTGTCCAGTCTGCAAGCCAAGAAGATGCTTTG GTGGGCTTTGCCATCTGGGAGCCACCACATGGTCGTTACAAAATGCTGAAATATCCTTGGAAAAAGTATGTCAAAGTGGCTGGTTCATTAAGACATTGTGCATTTATGGTTATGTCATTGCACGGGTGTATGCTCTCTGAGATACAG GCTCCTGCTGAGAGAAGACAAGTGTTTCGCATTGAACTTCAAAGGGTTAGTACTGCTGGTGCCAAAGTATTACGTGAGCTTGGGACTAAATTGAAAATGATGGAGAAATTAGGAACTTCAGATATATTATTTGAAGTTCATGAGGCTGCTGAAGATTTGCAACGAAAGGTTGATCGAAAATCTTATCTCCTTGTCAATTCAGAATGCTGGGAAATCAAAAAAACATCAAGCTTAAAGGAAGCCTCTCAAGATCTCCCGCAAACAAACAATGACGacgatcaaatttataaatataactcTCGTAGTGAAGCTTTGCTTGATCTTTCAAGTTGGGATGTGAAATCTGAAACAAATATCAAGATTATTCCACCTGAACAAACCCCTTCTGATAAAATATTTGCAAGACAGAGGTCATTACCTACACATAGGTCAGGTAAAGGTCATGAAGCTCCTGAAAAGCAAGAATCAACTACATACGAGAATGCCAGTGTCTTGTCCTTGGCAACATTTACATCACTGTTGATCGAGTTTGTTGCTAGGCTTCAAAATCTTGTTGACGCTTTTGAAGAGCTAAGTGAGATGGCAAAGTTTAAGGAACCTGTTGACCATAACTGA